CCAAGCAGACGCGACTGAGAGTGCAGAGAAGAAAACCAGAGAAACGGCTTCACAGTCGCTCAGCCAGCTGTGATCAAAGCCAAAACACAACAAGTTATTCAGCTCAGTCAGTAAAGCTGTGATCTATGTTTAAGTGCTAAAGCTAAAATGATTATTTTTGCTTCTAATTATCAGATATATACTAAAAGCTGGTTTGAGCTTTGAGCGAATGTAGATTTGTAGTagttttacagtaaaaacattaaaattactttaagaaaaataagaaatatgattgattgattgattgattgattgattgtttaTCATAATGAAAAGCAAAGTTGTTTCCGAGGATCTTTTTCTTTGGGCGACAGAACTCTAGGTTTTCGTTCATACAATGTTATCATAGTTATCAAgaaataaagctttttcttctcatactacaaatgtgtcatttattGGATTATTTCATTGAAGTAATTATTAAAGACTCAAAatgcaaattattattttaggtCAGAGCTGTAATGCATCTGCAATAAATGAGTCTCAATCTGCCACAAGTTCTAAAAAAACCACCAAACCACAGTCACCTCCTTGGATGTGTGAAAGCCTCTGCCTGCGTCCACGCACTACAGCTGTTTGCTTTAACCTCATTCAAAGCTTACTGCTCCAGGCTGATTTTAATACAAGTAACACCATTTGACGGGTTCTGTATTGCTTAAAACAGGGATCATTATTGGCACGTAACGAATGGCCACATCACGGATGCTTATCAGTGTACAGCGATACGAGCCACACGGCTCCTAAGTGATGCCAAACAAAAAAGGGAAGTTGGTTTGTTTCAAAAATACCCACAAAAAATGCTGCAACAACTCATTCAAAACTACTGTGCTGTCTGGTAACGAGCAGCTGATCTCAGACTGTCCTCAGGTCTGGCagagcagcgctgtgtgtgtgaggaccgGGTCCCACGAGCTCATTCACACGAGTCATTAAAAGGTGCAATGTGAGCAAGTCTCGTTTTAAGAAATCGCCTCGTTTCAACACCACCACGAAGACAAATGTTAGACACTCGCAGTGAGGTTACTGTAGATGGAAAAGTCAGACTCTGGCTGTGTTGACGGAGCGCTGCCTTGACCTCCCTTGATCTCCTGAATTAAATGTGATCTAAGAATTTTACCTCAGACTAAAATCACAATgaatttttgcatttttaagagctctcaaaaaaaacaattaccCGATGGAATAActtcaaaagaaaacatgaacGACAACTAAAACTACACACCATCATATCAATGTGCTAATACTAGTGTTTGCTTTCAGTTTGGAGAAGCAGATGCCATCTCCAGAGTTAAACTCTCCTTTTTGCCAGTGTTATTCAGCTATAGAGTGAGAGCAGGCACCGCTCACTGTGAGCCATGCCTTAGTTCAGTGGCTGTAGCTTTACATGCTGAGCTCCTCCGTTTCCTCACCCGTCATCCTTCCATCCACTAAGCTGCCACCATCGTACAGAACCTCACTGactttgtgtgtctttctccGGTTGTCGTATGTTAAAGCAATATTTTCAAATGACATCCACTAGACAGCAGCAGAGCGTTGGTGCACATTGtgtcacacaacaacaacaaaatcaaaggaggaggatgtgacaAGTGATATTTGCAAAACTGTCAATGACACGCACTCCATTCAGTTAATGATTATGCAAACCACTTCCTAAGGATCACATGTTGTGGAGTCACTTGTGCAgttcaaaatattaaaatattaatatttaaaaatattaaatggaATAAAATGACTTGTTTATGTGCAAAGCAGAACCCCAGGTTTCCTGCGAAGGTCAAAGCCACACCTCTTTAAAGAAAGCAGACGACACCGAGCGAGgttgttcctctctgctctacGAGCTGCCAGACGGCGGCTGCCTCAGCATGCGGTGTCATTTCAACGGGACCCTGCTGGTGGACGTGCTCCctccgctgctgctgacggAGTTCATCCTGGGCGTGGCGGGGAACGGCCTGGCCCTCTGGATCTTCTGCTTCCACCTGAAGCCCTGGAAGAGCAGCACGGTGCTGCTGTCCAACCTGGCCGTGGCCGACTTTCTGCTCAACATGGTGCTGCCTTTGCGCGCCACCTACTACATGTCTGGGCTGAGGTGGGGGCTCGGAGGGGCCCTGTGCAACCTCTGCCTCTTCATGCTGGCCATGAACCGCAGCGGGAGCGCCTTCTTCCTCATGGCCATCGCCGTGGACAGGTACATGCGCGTGGTGCACCCCCACCATCCCATCAACTCGCTGAGCGTCTCCAAGGCCGTGCTCGGAGCCCTGGGACTGTGGCTGCTCACCATCGCCATGACGGCTCATATCTTCAGTCTGCAGCATCGCAACTCCACCTACTGCGAGAGCTTCGTGGTTCAGACGGCGACTCAAAGTAACCTGAGCTGGCACAAGTTTGAGTTTCTCTTTTCCTTCTACATTCCTCTGTTTGTGATCCTCTACTGCACCGTTCGCATCGTCCGCCACCTGAGAGGGAGACAGCTGGCCCAGCACGCCAAGATCAGAAGAGCTCTGTTCTTCATCATAGTAGTGGTGCTCCTCTTCAGCATCTGCTTCCTCCCcagcaacatcacacagctgctgatcTGGATAAAAACGTACACCATGGACCAAAAGTCCGATGTGGAAATCTGTTCAGACATGGAGAACCTGACCACAGCCTTTTTCATCACCATCAGCCTGACCTATCTCAACAGCGTCCTGGATCCTGTGATCTACTACTTCTCCAGCCCTGCCTTCAAGAACATCTGCAGGAAGGCTCTCCATCTGCCCCAAGCAGACGCGACTGAGAGTGCAGAGAAGAAAACCAGAGAAACGGCTTCACAGTCGCTCAGCCAGCTGTGATCAAAGCCAAAACACAACAAGTTATTCAGCTCAGTCAGTAAAGCTGTGATCTATGTTTAAGTGCTAAAGCTAAAATGATTATTTTTGCTTCTAATTATCAGATATATACTAAAAGCTGGTTTGAGCTTTGAGCGAATGTAGATTTGTAGTagttttacagtaaaaacattaaaattactttaagaaaaataagaaatatgattgattgattgattgattgattgtttaTCATAATGAAAAGCAAAGTTGTTTCCGAGGATCTTTTTCTTTGGGCGACAGAACTCTAGGTTTTCGTTCATACAATGTTATCATAGTTATCAAgaaataaagctttttcttctcatactacaaatgtgtcatttattGGATTATTTCATTGAAGTAATTATTAAAGACTCAAAatgcaaattattattttaggtCAGAGCTGTAATGCATCTGCAATAAATGAGTCTCAATCTGCCACAAGTTCTAAAAAAACCACCAAACCACAGTCACCTCCTTGGATGTGTGAAAGCCTCTGCCTGCGTCCACGCACTACAGCTGTTTGCTTTAACCTCATTCAAAGCTTACTGCTCCAGGCTGATTTTAATACAAGTAACACCATTTGACGGGTTCTGTATTGCTTAAAACAGGGATCATTATTGGCACGTAACGAATGGCCACATCACGGATGCTTATCAGTGTACAGCGATACGAGCCACACGGCTCCTAAGTGATGCCAAACAAAAAAGGGAAGTTGGTTTGTTTCAAAAATACCCACAAAAAATGCTGCAACAACTCATTCAAAACTACTGTGCTGTCTGGTAACGAGCAGCTGATCTCAGACTGTCCTCAGGTCTGGCagagcagcgctgtgtgtgtgaggaccgGGTCCCACGAGCTCATTCACACGAGTCATTAAAAGGTGCAATGTGAGCAAATCTCGTTTTAAGAAATCGCCTCGTTTCAACACCACCACGAAGACAAATGTTAGACACTCGCAGTGAGGTTACTGTAGATGGAAAAGTCAGACTCTGGCTGTGTTGACGGAGCGCTGCCTTGACCTCCCTTGATCTCCTGAATTAAATGTGATCTAAGAATTTTACCTCAGACTAAAATCACAATgaatttttgcatttttaagagctctcaaaaaaaacaattaccCGATGGAATAActtcaaaagaaaacatgaacGACAACTAAAACTACACACCATCATATCAATGTGCTAATACTAGTGTTTGCTTTCAGTTTGGAGAAGCAGATGCCATCTCCAGAGTTAAACTCTCCTTTTTGCCAGTGTTATTCAGCTATAGAGTGAGAGCAGGCACCGCTCACTGTGAGCCATGCCTTAGTTCAGTGGCTGTAGCTTTACATGCTGAGCTCCTCCGTTTCCTCACCCGTCATCCTTCCATCCACTAAGCTGCCACCATCGTACAGAACCTCACTGactttgtgtgtctttctccGGTTGTCGTATGTTAAAGCAATATTTTCAAATGACATCCACTAGACAGCAGCAGAGCGTTGGTGCACATTGtgtcacacaacaacaacaaaatcaaaggaggaggatgtgacaAGTGATATTTGCAAAACTGTCAATGACACGCACTCCATTCAGTTAATGATTATGCAAACCACTTCCTAAGGATCACATGTTGTGGAGTCACTTGTGCAgttcaaaatattaaaatattaatatttaaa
Above is a window of Betta splendens chromosome 9, fBetSpl5.4, whole genome shotgun sequence DNA encoding:
- the LOC114862217 gene encoding hydroxycarboxylic acid receptor 2-like codes for the protein MCKAEPQVSCEGQSHTSLKKADDTERGCSSLLYELPDGGCLSMRCHFNGTLLVDVLPPLLLTEFILGVAGNGLALWIFCFHLKPWKSSTVLLSNLAVADFLLNMVLPLRATYYMSGLRWGLGGALCNLCLFMLAMNRSGSAFFLMAIAVDRYMRVVHPHHPINSLSVSKAVLGALGLWLLTIAMTAHIFSLQHRNSTYCESFVVQTATQSNLSWHKFEFLFSFYIPLFVILYCTVRIVRHLRGRQLAQHAKIRRALFFIIVVVLLFSICFLPSNITQLLIWIKTYTMDQKSDVEICSDMENLTTAFFITISLTYLNSVLDPVIYYFSSPAFKNICRKALHLPQADATESAEKKTRETASQSLSQL